A segment of the Nitrospina gracilis 3/211 genome:
ACCATAGAGATTCGAGTCGCCTCCCTCAAACCGGATAGGGTCCTTAATGGTCCATCTGCCCGTCTCCGGATCATAGTCCCGCGCTCCAAATCGCACTAATTTCGTGTCCTGGTCATACAAGCCACCCGCGAACCCAAACGGTTGAAACCCGGGATTCGTGTCTACAGTCACATTTCCCCATTCATCAAAGTCCATTTGTTGGGCAACGGTTCCATCACCCGTGTTTATGACTTGCCGAGGGGAACCAAGATGATCGGAAATCACTCTATATGTGACGCCTCCTTTAATAATATAATCCGGCACGTTTGCTTTGGAGGCATAGACATACCGGGCCGTCACATTGCCCGCACCATCTAGTTCCGCAATGGGATTCAAGGCATCCTTGTACAGCCAACCCTGCTCTAGAGTTCCATTGACTTTCTTTCCAATCCTTCTATTCCTGCCATCGATGACATATTCGACCAATGTACCATCCGGCAAAGTCACGGATATCAGGTTGCCCAAGACATCGTAGCTATATGTAGTTGCTTGACCACCTTCCGTTTTCGACAACAATTCACCGTTATCAGTGTAAGTATAAGTTGCGGTGTTTGTCGAGATCAGACGATCTTGAGCATCGTACATCGCTCCATTATTCAAACGATTTCCATTATCGTCATAGGAATAGCTTGCTGTTACAACAGAATCTTTTTTCACCTCTTTCAGCTTGCCACGTAGATCATAATCATATTCAAAAACATGGGTAACTCCGTTGACCGTTTCCGTCTTTTGAGTGATGCGTCCGATTTTATCCCGGATGAATCCGGTCGTGAAACAGGTGTTGATCGAAAGATGGAGAAAGGAATAGAACGGGTTTCGACCGCACAGTGCCTTGGATTACCGCCCTCCGGCACCGGAGGTCCTTAAACCCAAAACTGAAACTCTAACTTAAAAAGTGGTACAACTTAGAGGGGCGGGTCACCTGTTGATTTTGGAAGGGGCATCGCATGAAGTACGGAACCAAAACCGGAAGCTCATCCTTGAAAACCTTTGCTCTCCAGGCCACCCCTGGACGCTGGTTATCGTCACCGCCGATCCCAACATAAAGGACTTCACTGAAAATCAAATGTCTCTTCCGGAACTCCAGCCACTAAAAACTACCAACCTATGGGGCAAAGCAAACTTGCGACTGAAAAGGAGGGGATAGGGTGCCAGGGTGCCTCTCGGTGGAGAACCCTCAGAAGGTAATAATCGGGAAAGTCCAATTTCCGGCTACAAGCAACGGCTCGAACGCATTCCCGGGCGGGACCGGATTTTCTCGTTGTTGTTTAAAAAATTCGCTATGAATCCTTGGGCGCGAAATGATCCCTTCGAAGCACGCTGGCCTCCAGCACGAAAACCCCTCCGGAGTGACGCTCCAGAAACGGCTTGAGTGCGGAGAGAATGGGATCCAGTTTTTCTTCCGGCACGATGGTGAGGACCATCTGCAAGCTGCTTGTGTCATTGAACATCAGGTGGCCCTCATGAAAGCCGTGATGCCCTTTTCCTGAAATGTTGCTGAAAATCGTATAGCCGCTGGCTTTGATCCGATCCAGGATATCCGTCACAAAATGCAGATGCTCTCCCTCGACAATGATTTTTATTTCTTTCATTGGATGAAGTTCAATACCACTCATGTGCATCAATCCTCCCAAACAAATTAGTTTTTATTGAATTGGCTCCCAATCGTCAGGCGATTGAAAGAGAAAAAACTCCATGCTATCGGGATCCAGAGCAACAAGATGAATCCATTGATTTCTTAACATTTCCTGGAGGAATTCATGTCTCGCCATGACGTCCGTAATTTTTTTCGGAGGAGCCTCAATAATTGCGAACAACCGCATGGGCTCATGGAAAGGTTTGTCTCCATCATATACCGTTTGGATGGGAAGTCCAATACATAGATCACTCTGGGTCCCATACATGACACCCAGACGGCCGACCACGTTGTGATACACCTTGCTTCCGCTCCCATAGACTTCAGGGTCAACGGTGGAAAAGTAATGCTCCATGTTAATCCAGTTTCCGACGACCATCGGAGCGGTCATGATGATCTCCAGATACTTCCCATTTGGGTCCTGACTGGAATCGTAGGAATGCAAAAACGCCCGGCCTTCCAGATTGATTCCCTGAGTCAACAACCGCCGCCCTGCAATGAAAGTGGTATGCTTGGACAGTCCCCATTCCGGCCGGACCTGTGACCAGTCCACGCTCCGTTTTTTGGTGAGCGGCAGGGCCTCGAAATCCCCTTTCCTTTTGGGTTCGTCCGGAAAGCGGGACAGGCGTTCCTTGCTATTGTTTTCACCCGCCGTCTTCAGGTCCTGTTGAAGGCGGAGCAAGTCCTTTCGATGGGTCGCTGGAACATCTTCCAGGTCAAAAAGTTTCACCTCATCCGTGGTCGTGTCGTGCTGACCCGGCAGGAAATGCGTATCGGCCGGGATTATCAGGCCCTTTTGGGCCAGCATTTGCCGGACCTGGGGTTTGTTGGCCATGACCGCCAGAGTCCTCGCGTTGGAGACCCCGTGGTTACCGCCGCAAGCCCCGCAATCCAGGGCGGATTCGTAGGGATTGTTGTCGGAAGTGCTGCCATGCGCACAAAGCAGGACGAGACGGGCAAACGATTTGGTGAATCCCATTATCCGGAGAGCGGTTTCCACAAAATGGGCTTGCTCTGTGACTGTAAAACCGGTCTGGGTGATTCGGTGCATCCGGTGGGCCTCATCCCGCTCCGTAATATCGAAGTCTTTCCTGAGCACTTTAATAAACTGGTCCAGATCGGTTTCGGTCCAACGCAACAACCGGAGCAATTCGGAATTCCCGTTGGATTGAGCTGGGTTTTCCTGCATTGCCAGTTGGCGCAACCGTTCGATCTGGTCATGAGGAACGGCGGCACCCTTGCGACCATACCGCTTTATCAATAATTTGTAGATGGCTGCCCGATGCTGGGACGCGACCATTTCCTGGGCTTCTTCGCGGCTGATTTTGTCAACGGTCAATGTGGTGTTTAAGGGGACGTCAAACGGGTCCTTCACCAGGGAGATAAAAGACTTGAACAGCTTGGGATGCAACGTCTGGCCAAAAAGCTTGAATCCATAAAACCAGCCAATTGCCTCGACCATGACATAAGGCGTGATCACGTTTTCCTTTAATTCCTCGAGAAGTGCATTCCCGGTCTTGGCGAGTTTCTGGCGGACTATATATTTTTCAGCATCCCAGCCTTGATAGGCACGGGGGATTTCCCTGACGATGTGCTTGGGCTTCAGAAGGACCGGGCATTGGTCCGTTTGCTGCTCGCTGGAAAACCCCTGATAACAGATCGGAACCCCAAAAAAGCCGGCGAAACCAAACGTTTCGTTTCCACCCACCTCCTCCAGGTGTCTTCGAAAGCCTTCGGAACGAACATCTATGCAAAAGACCGCCTGGGCCAGCGGGCGCGACTCCGGAGGTTTTTCTTCCGAAGAATCGTCCTTGCGCAATTTCTGAAAGTTGGGGGAAACCTGTTTGACAAACTCCTTGATGTAACTGGATTCAAAAGCCTGGAGCCAGATGGGTCCATGCTGCGATTCCGGAAACTCCTCAACCCAATCGAGCAACGTGGTCAAGGCCTCCGGTGTGCTTTTCAAAAAGTCCTGAACCGGAAGAGCCAGAGATCGTGCCAGGTGCAAAATGACGAGGGCTTGAACATCCGTCTCCTGCTGTTGCCGGATTCGTTCCCATTTTGCAATCAGTTCCGGATCACACCGGTCCAAGGCATCGATTCTCAGTGGATTTTGAATGAACAAGGACGCATTCAGGCTGCCTTCCAATTCATCCGGCAGGCCTCGCAATTGATATTCTTTATAGAGACCGTACCCAATGGAATGATTTTTCAGGTAGGATTGTATCGCTGTATAGTTTCCGGGAATCCCCAGTTTATCTTCACACGCCCGCGCCACAAATTCCCGCTCATAAAACATGCGGACAGCCATGTACTGGACCAGGTCGATGGGATAGGAGCTCTGCCACTCGTAGTCGGTCTGGTCCGCACGCCATTTGATGAACCCGGTCCAGCCGGACATGCGTGTCAACTTCAATGTAAAATAGTTGCTCCACAATTCCTTGGGAAGCTTCATTAAAGACAGGCTTTCCAAAATGGAATCTTCGGGCCGGTCCGGCAGCTCCCGGATTTTGGTCTGCCAGTTTGAAATTCCCAGCATGGCTCCCGCTGATTCCTCCTGAGCCAATTCCTTCCATCCGCCATAAAAAGTTTTTTCGCGACACGGCATGTGCCAGGAAGCATGCCCTTCATCGAGAAACCCCGCGCACCATTTGATGAACTCATTGTTCAACTGATCCTGCACGGTGGTCCCCAAAGATTGATCGCACCATTCTCCCATGGTGTACTTTGTTCCCAGATCCTCCTGCTCCTGACATCCATGCTCTGTGAGGAACGATCCCCGCTGGTTGTTATTCGTCAACTCCTGAATTTTATCTACCAGATTCCTCACCCCCGGCTGGCTCAGGGAAGGCTTTAAAACCGCCGAACTGACATCCGGGGCGATTTTTCCAGTTCCATGAACGAGGATGGCCCTTAAAATTTCCTGATGGGAGAGTTTGCGGTCGCCAATCGCGATCACCGCATCCTGGGACACGTCCTTCAAAGCATCCTTTACCGCCTTCTCAGAAATCCGGCCCTGTTGGAAGTAACTCCGGTACTCTTCATTGCAAAGATAACCGCGACCTCCAAAAACCCGCTCACCTTCTTTTATGGCCTTCTCAAAGGACATTTCCTCCAATCCATGAAGCGGATTGTGGTGGATGAAGGTTTTCATCGGCCAGAAATACGAGATCGTTTCACCCGCCAGATTAACGAGTGAACGCAATTCCATCCGCTGCAATTCACTTGGCGGAACCATTTCTTTGACTTCGAGACGATTCATGGCTTTGCCTTCCTGACCTTCAAATATTCATTTATGAAGAAGAGCACACTAATGGATCAATCCACTGTATGCTGCAAAAATTAACAATGCCGATACCGCGAAAAACTCTCCTTTTCGCAGGTCCGTATAGGGCACGTCCGAACGCACCTGGCCAAAAGCGGTTTGATGAAGCATCCGTGAGAAATACCATCCCCCTCCCAACCAGACCACAAGGAATGTGATCAACAGCATGACCATTCCCCCGCCATGCGTTGCCGTTGTTTCCATGAACCTCAATCCGGAAAAAGTTGAAAACAGCGGGAGAAACATGGCGAAACTCACGAGAAAAACCATGACCATGCCAAACCGGGGCATGGGGGAGGCCAAGCCTGGAAGTTTTCCCAGGATATTCCAGCCGTAACGCTGGCGGACAAAAGAAAACGCGAGGATGACGCCCCCCATCAAAAGGGCCACAGCCACCCCAAAGGAGACTCCCCATTCAGGGAAACTGGAAAACACGTCCAGCAACCCCCAGACCAGAGCCACATGAGCCACGGTTGCGGAGGCCACAAACAAGTTGCTTTTCGGCTGACCAAGACAGGCCATGGAAGCATAAACCGCACTTGCCAAAGCAAGCAGGCCGATCCCGGAAAGCATTTCAGAAGTGAGGAGGGAATGGATTCCGTTCAATTCTGAAAGTCCGATGGCCAGCCACAAGACTATCCAAAAGCTGGACAGGGTCCCTTTCGCATTCTCAATCACTGCGACGAATGGAAGATGAAATGGGGCCAGCGGCAGGAAGGTCACCGCAAGGAAAAGACCCGCAAACAAACCCAGGGGTTCCCCAATAAAGATAGAACTGATAGCCAGGATGATCGCAACGACAAGGTGGGGAAAGACCAGCTTTTCCCTGATCGAATTGCTTTTCCCACGATTGAACGTGGTGAGGACGTATCCCAAAAGGCCGATCAAAAAAAGCCTGCCCAGCAACCCCTGGTGAAACAGGACACCCAGGCCCAGTCCCAAAACAATCAGGATCGAAGCACTCACGTTGGCAGGCTCGGTCGTGTCACCCTGACCCAGAATGGAACAAAATCCGGAGAGCAGCACCGCGCCTGTCAAAAGGAGAACCGGCCGTTCCAGGCCAAATGCAGACTGCATCATGACCATTCCGCCAGCCAGAAAAACAACCACTGCCAGCCCCAGGGTCTTCAGCCTGACGGGTGAAATTCGCGAAACCTGCCACACCGCCCCCAGAATCACCGGGGCCAGTGCCAGTATAATTGAAATGAAATTTTCTAAAATCATCTTGATTTCCGGTTCTATTTTAAAAACGGTGAGCTACCTTTTGAGCCCATCGCAACAGGTTACTGCCACACCGCACATAGAAAAGGTCCAGATAAAACCGATTGACCAAAAGGATGTACATATGATTGCGGATGGAAACCACCCAGCTCTTCATGAAAACAGACTGGCCCCGGGAATTGGTATAGATGACAACCCAGCCAAAAATGATGAGGAGCGTGGCCAGCAATACGAGCATGTCAAAAACTTTTGGATTGAAAGCCGCTGCCTTGAAAAACCCGGCAGCCACACCCGGCTCATGATAAATAAAATGGGTGAACGCCTCGCCGGCCCAAAGATAAACGAACACAATGAAAAACAGGGAGCCGATCATCGCACTGACAACCGCCCATGAACCCACCGGGTGAAGACGATACAAGCTGAACATTGCCTGGGAGGCCGTCACCCATGCGAAAAAGAGGAAGATGACGGCTCCATTGGCATCCTTTAAAGGAACATCCAAAACGTCGTGGGCCACCATCAGAATGATCAGCGGCATGATCAGGGTAAGGATCAAACCCGTATACCAGGACAACTGGTTGGGGGCCCTCACCGGTTCATGCTCCGATTCATGCGGAAACTCGGGTTCATCCCGCGCGTCATGAATGCCCTGCCCTGCCCGTAAAAACAGGGTCGCTTTAAAGAGCCCATGGGCGATCAAATGAAAGATTGCCAGCGCAAAGGCCCCCAGCCCGCATTCCATGATCATGTAGCCCATTTGCCCCATGGTCGAAAAACCCAGAGTTTTCTTGATATCATTTTGAACCAGCATCATGGAAGCCCCGAGCAACACCGTCAGGACCCCAATCAGAAAAACCACATGAAGCGTTGTTGGCGAGAGAGCGTAAAAAGGAGCAAGCCGGTTCAATAAAAATCCGCCCGCATTGACGATACCCGCATGCATGAGGGCGGAAACCGGTGTGGGTGAATCCATGGTATCCGGCAACCATACATGCAGGGGAAACTGCGCCGACTTCGCCATGGCGCCCACAAAAATGAGCAAACTGATTACAGAGACCGCGTTGACATCGAGAATATTTCCGGGCAGCAGGGAAATCGTTTGGGTCTGCCTGGCGGCCCGGAATAACTCGGAAAACTCAAGAGTCCCGAAATACCTGTAGGCCAGAAAGATGCCGAAAAGAAAGCATACGTCGCCGACTCGATGCACGATAAAAGTCTTAAACGCGTTTTTCCTCGCATCCGGATGAGAATAATTAAATACAAGAATAAGGTAGAGCGCCCAGCTCAACAGAGACCAGAACACAAACAACATGAACAGGTTTGAACTGGAAACAAGGGAAAGGATTACAAAAGTTATAAAACTCAACAGGGCGAAAAACCGGATGTAACCGGAGTCGCCTTCCAGATAACGGATCGAGTAAACATGAATGACAGTGCTGACACTGGTGATCAACACCATCATGACAGCCGTCAGGCGATCGATCAGTAGACCCAACTTAAATACCGAGGCTCCACCGGAATCCAAAGGCCACAACATGATATGAACAGGCCCCTGAGTACTCACCTGATAAAGAGTCGAAACTGAGATAAAGAATGCGCTCGCCGTTGCGACAACCCCCACCCTGGCCACATGCGATTTCATGCGCTCGCCGAAGAAACCGATGAGGACTGCCGCCAGAAGCGGGAAGATAATAATAAATAATGGAATTGTCATTGGGTAATTATTGTCCTTGCCCGGTAAAGCCTTCAAATCATGAAAAGCTTTTCAGGTTCAATAATTAATATTATTTGAGCAGGATCCTGCCCTTGTCGACCTCACTAAAAGGATCAGCTACCGGATTAATAATTCGCGTCATGTCATTTATTAATCAACCGGATCAGGTCCTGGACCTTCCGATGCTTTTCTATTGAATGCCGCAAGGGCTTGCGACTGAAAACCTTGTATACGTTCCTTCTTCCATCTCGACGGTGCTCCAGGTATCCGTCCGCCTCCAGTTCCACAATAATGCGTTGAACTGCACGTTCCGTGATTCCAACTTCATCCGCCAGGTCCCGTATGCGTTCAGACGGGTTTTTGGCAAGGCACAATAGAACATGCGCATGATTCGTTAAGAACGTCCACGACGGGGTAGCTATTTTTCTTGTGCTCATCCACCTTCCTATTAGAAATAATCAAATTTTCTAATATTTTAACCTGCGACCATCCGCTAGAGAGATTTCGATTTTACAATAGAGGAAGTACGATACACGAAATTAAATTCGTTAGTCAACACCTAATTGAAAAAATAATTTTCAATTCGTTTTTTCTGATTTGAGTTGTAGGAGAAAGGAGGAACGCGTTGTGGTTTCACCAACTACATGGATGCATGATCAATGATTTTTCTTTCCAGGTCATACAGGGCAAAAGGAATTCCGAGGAGGGACCACCACAAATAAACAAAAAAAGCCGCTGAACCCGAGCATGATTCTCATGCCGGGTCCAGCGGCACTCCTTGCAGGGGGACGGAATTCATCCCCCGCCTTTCAGAAATAAAAAAGCGGCTGGAACACAACTTTCCTAAACATTGCGTCCAGCCGCAGGCTGGTGGAGCTGAGGGGGATCGAACCCCTGACCTCTTGAATGCCATTCAAGCGCGCTCCCAGCTGCGCCACAGCCCCAAATTCCAGTTTTTGCGTTCTTTTTCCCCGATCTTACCAGAACTTTCCTTTCCTGCAAGCCCAATTTTTTCGGGACCTTGCCCCCTTCTCCTTCCCGCTTGCCAAGCCACTCGCCGCCTCTATATAATGAAGACCGTACCGCCTTCCGGATTCCACCCTCCGGGGGAACGTCATCCCGGCCCGCCGGCCGTCCGATATTTTTCAGGAATTCCGTGATTACCGACTTCAAACGGCGACTTCGCAACATCTTCATCACCGGGCTGCTCGTCACACTGCCCATCGCGTTCACCGTCTTCATCCTGAACTTCCTGTTCAAGACGCTGGACAACTGGCTGTCGCCGATGTTCACCAAACTGCTCATCTTCGCCGGCGCGCCCATTCCGCCGGACTTCCGCCTGCCCGGCCTCGGCGTCATCATGACGCTGTTGTTTATTTTCCTGATCGGCATCTTCACCAAAAACATCTTCGGCGCGAAACTCGTGCAGGTGTGGGAAACCATCGTCGAGAAAATTCCCGTCGTGCGCAGCATCTACACCGGCGCCAAACAGGTGGTGACCACCATCGCGCAGACCGACACCAAAGCCTTCAGCAAGGTGGTGATGGTCGAGTTCCCGCGCAAGGGCATCTATTCGCTGGGCTTCGTCACCAACGAAACCCGCGGCGAGGTGCAGGCGCTCACCGACGAAGACCTCATCAACGTGTTCGTGCCCACCACGCCCAATCCCACCTCCGGCTTCCTCGTCTTCGTGCCGAAGGAGGACGTCACCGTGCTCTCCATGACCGTCGAGGAAGGCCTGAAATTCATCATATCCTGCGGCATCGTCACCCCGCCGTACATTCCGGGTAAGGAAGCGGAAGCAAAACGGAACCTGCCGGTGTGAAGGATTCCGCCACGCCCGGCCTCACCATCCTTTACGTGGACAACCACCTCATCGCCGTGGACAAACCGGCAGGCGTACTGACGCAATCGGATGCCCCCGGCGCGCCCAACCTGCTCGATCAAACCCGCGACTGGATCAAAAACGAATACGGCAAACCGGGTAAGGTGTACCTGGGACTGGTGCACCGGCTGGACCGGCCCGTCTCCGGCGTCGTCCTGTTCGCGCGCACCTCGAAAGGCGCATCGCGCCTGTCGGAACAGTTCCGCAACCACACCGCGCGCAAGTTTTATCTGGCCCGGGTCGAAGGCGCGCCGGAAAAAGAATCCGACCGCCTCGTGCATTATTTAAGGAAAGAGAGATCGATGAAAGCCACGGTGTTCCCGCGCCCCACGCCGGAAGCGAAACAAGCCGAACTCACTTATACCGTGCTGGAGAAACGGGGCGAGACCTCTTTAGTCGAGGTGGAGTTGCACACCGGACGCTTCCACCAGATCCGCGCGCAGTTGGCGTTTCTCGGCCATCCGCTGGTGGGCGACGCCAAGTACCGCGCCCAATCGACTTTGCCGGAAGGCCGCATCGCCCTCCACGCTCACAAACTAATCGTCACCCACCCCACCACCGGCGAAACCATCGCTCTCGAAAGTCCCGCCCCCGAAGACTGGCCGCTCGCCTCTGCCTGAATTGACAACCCCGGCGCAGGCCTTATACT
Coding sequences within it:
- a CDS encoding helix-turn-helix transcriptional regulator translates to MSTRKIATPSWTFLTNHAHVLLCLAKNPSERIRDLADEVGITERAVQRIIVELEADGYLEHRRDGRRNVYKVFSRKPLRHSIEKHRKVQDLIRLINK
- a CDS encoding RHS repeat domain-containing protein; translation: MNTCFTTGFIRDKIGRITQKTETVNGVTHVFEYDYDLRGKLKEVKKDSVVTASYSYDDNGNRLNNGAMYDAQDRLISTNTATYTYTDNGELLSKTEGGQATTYSYDVLGNLISVTLPDGTLVEYVIDGRNRRIGKKVNGTLEQGWLYKDALNPIAELDGAGNVTARYVYASKANVPDYIIKGGVTYRVISDHLGSPRQVINTGDGTVAQQMDFDEWGNVTVDTNPGFQPFGFAGGLYDQDTKLVRFGARDYDPETGRWTIKDPIRFEGGDSNLYG
- a CDS encoding RluA family pseudouridine synthase codes for the protein MKDSATPGLTILYVDNHLIAVDKPAGVLTQSDAPGAPNLLDQTRDWIKNEYGKPGKVYLGLVHRLDRPVSGVVLFARTSKGASRLSEQFRNHTARKFYLARVEGAPEKESDRLVHYLRKERSMKATVFPRPTPEAKQAELTYTVLEKRGETSLVEVELHTGRFHQIRAQLAFLGHPLVGDAKYRAQSTLPEGRIALHAHKLIVTHPTTGETIALESPAPEDWPLASA
- a CDS encoding DUF2309 domain-containing protein, coding for MNRLEVKEMVPPSELQRMELRSLVNLAGETISYFWPMKTFIHHNPLHGLEEMSFEKAIKEGERVFGGRGYLCNEEYRSYFQQGRISEKAVKDALKDVSQDAVIAIGDRKLSHQEILRAILVHGTGKIAPDVSSAVLKPSLSQPGVRNLVDKIQELTNNNQRGSFLTEHGCQEQEDLGTKYTMGEWCDQSLGTTVQDQLNNEFIKWCAGFLDEGHASWHMPCREKTFYGGWKELAQEESAGAMLGISNWQTKIRELPDRPEDSILESLSLMKLPKELWSNYFTLKLTRMSGWTGFIKWRADQTDYEWQSSYPIDLVQYMAVRMFYEREFVARACEDKLGIPGNYTAIQSYLKNHSIGYGLYKEYQLRGLPDELEGSLNASLFIQNPLRIDALDRCDPELIAKWERIRQQQETDVQALVILHLARSLALPVQDFLKSTPEALTTLLDWVEEFPESQHGPIWLQAFESSYIKEFVKQVSPNFQKLRKDDSSEEKPPESRPLAQAVFCIDVRSEGFRRHLEEVGGNETFGFAGFFGVPICYQGFSSEQQTDQCPVLLKPKHIVREIPRAYQGWDAEKYIVRQKLAKTGNALLEELKENVITPYVMVEAIGWFYGFKLFGQTLHPKLFKSFISLVKDPFDVPLNTTLTVDKISREEAQEMVASQHRAAIYKLLIKRYGRKGAAVPHDQIERLRQLAMQENPAQSNGNSELLRLLRWTETDLDQFIKVLRKDFDITERDEAHRMHRITQTGFTVTEQAHFVETALRIMGFTKSFARLVLLCAHGSTSDNNPYESALDCGACGGNHGVSNARTLAVMANKPQVRQMLAQKGLIIPADTHFLPGQHDTTTDEVKLFDLEDVPATHRKDLLRLQQDLKTAGENNSKERLSRFPDEPKRKGDFEALPLTKKRSVDWSQVRPEWGLSKHTTFIAGRRLLTQGINLEGRAFLHSYDSSQDPNGKYLEIIMTAPMVVGNWINMEHYFSTVDPEVYGSGSKVYHNVVGRLGVMYGTQSDLCIGLPIQTVYDGDKPFHEPMRLFAIIEAPPKKITDVMARHEFLQEMLRNQWIHLVALDPDSMEFFLFQSPDDWEPIQ
- a CDS encoding P-II family nitrogen regulator, with the protein product MSGIELHPMKEIKIIVEGEHLHFVTDILDRIKASGYTIFSNISGKGHHGFHEGHLMFNDTSSLQMVLTIVPEEKLDPILSALKPFLERHSGGVFVLEASVLRRDHFAPKDS
- a CDS encoding DUF502 domain-containing protein, translating into MITDFKRRLRNIFITGLLVTLPIAFTVFILNFLFKTLDNWLSPMFTKLLIFAGAPIPPDFRLPGLGVIMTLLFIFLIGIFTKNIFGAKLVQVWETIVEKIPVVRSIYTGAKQVVTTIAQTDTKAFSKVVMVEFPRKGIYSLGFVTNETRGEVQALTDEDLINVFVPTTPNPTSGFLVFVPKEDVTVLSMTVEEGLKFIISCGIVTPPYIPGKEAEAKRNLPV
- a CDS encoding NADH-quinone oxidoreductase subunit 5 family protein, with the translated sequence MKALPGKDNNYPMTIPLFIIIFPLLAAVLIGFFGERMKSHVARVGVVATASAFFISVSTLYQVSTQGPVHIMLWPLDSGGASVFKLGLLIDRLTAVMMVLITSVSTVIHVYSIRYLEGDSGYIRFFALLSFITFVILSLVSSSNLFMLFVFWSLLSWALYLILVFNYSHPDARKNAFKTFIVHRVGDVCFLFGIFLAYRYFGTLEFSELFRAARQTQTISLLPGNILDVNAVSVISLLIFVGAMAKSAQFPLHVWLPDTMDSPTPVSALMHAGIVNAGGFLLNRLAPFYALSPTTLHVVFLIGVLTVLLGASMMLVQNDIKKTLGFSTMGQMGYMIMECGLGAFALAIFHLIAHGLFKATLFLRAGQGIHDARDEPEFPHESEHEPVRAPNQLSWYTGLILTLIMPLIILMVAHDVLDVPLKDANGAVIFLFFAWVTASQAMFSLYRLHPVGSWAVVSAMIGSLFFIVFVYLWAGEAFTHFIYHEPGVAAGFFKAAAFNPKVFDMLVLLATLLIIFGWVVIYTNSRGQSVFMKSWVVSIRNHMYILLVNRFYLDLFYVRCGSNLLRWAQKVAHRF